Proteins encoded together in one Lathyrus oleraceus cultivar Zhongwan6 chromosome 5, CAAS_Psat_ZW6_1.0, whole genome shotgun sequence window:
- the LOC127084166 gene encoding F-box/kelch-repeat protein At1g22040 isoform X1, which translates to MQCHFASFLRFLHSNVDPFFHQPQIDIEFFAKMGSIFSVARASNTNSDKSEWDGVSPNEICKRQRMSLTVDEENPRLFPNLPDEVSIQIIARVPRICYFNVRLVSRKWKSTIMSSELYKIRKELGTTEEWLYMLVKVGENKLFWHAVDPRSRIWQRLPTMPNVVDEEESRKGSSSGLWMWNMVEGMRIAEVIRGFFGQKDAFDEMPFCGCAIGAVGGCLYVLGGFSKASTMRCVWRFDPTQNTWSEVTSMSTGRAYCKTGILNNKLYVVGGVSQGSAGLLPLQSAEVFDPSTGTWSDVPSMPFSRAQVLPNAFLADMLKPIATGLTSYMGRLCVPQSLYSWPFFVDVGGEIYDPETNSWIEMPIGMGEGWPARQAGTKLSVVVDGELYAFDPSNTMDSGRIKVYDQGEDAWKVVIGKVPIYGSDDSESPYLLAGFHGKLHVITKDANHNISVLQAELRNNLNSSPSSSSSTLSQSSLHESVDPPVETDAVVWKIIASRCLGQVELVSCQVIDM; encoded by the coding sequence ATTGAATTTTTCGCCAAGATGGGTTCGATTTTTAGTGTGGCGAGGGCGAGTAATACCAATTCTGATAAAAGTGAGTGGGATGGAGTCTCTCCGAATGAGATATGTAAGAGACAAAGAATGTCGCTTACGGTTGACGAGGAGAATCCAAGACTATTCCCTAATCTTCCCGATGAGGTATCGATTCAGATTATTGCTAGAGTTCCGAGAATTTGTTACTTCAATGTAAGGTTGGTGTCAAGGAAGTGGAAATCGACTATCATGAGTTCGGAGCTatataaaataagaaaagaacTAGGGACAACAGAAGAGTGGCTATATATGTTGGTTAAGGTTGGAGAAAACAAGCTTTTTTGGCATGCTGTTGATCCTCGGTCTCGGATATGGCAGAGACTGCCTACTATGCCTAATGTTGTTGATGAAGAGGAATCTAGAAAAGGTTCTTCTTCTGGGCTTTGGATGTGGAACATGGTGGAAGGTATGAGAATTGCTGAAGTTATTAGAGGCTTTTTTGGACAGAAGGATGCATTTGATGAAATGCCGTTTTGTGGTTGTGCTATTGGAGCTGTTGGGGGATGTCTCTATGTTTTAGGCGGATTCTCGAAAGCTTCGACTATGAGATGCGTCTGGCGATTCGATCCAACACAAAATACGTGGAGCGAGGTGACTTCTATGTCTACAGGTCGGGCGTATTGTAAGACAGGAATCTTAAACAACAAGCTTTATGTTGTTGGAGGGGTTAGTCAAGGTTCCGCCGGATTGCTACCTCTTCAATCTGCTGAAGTTTTTGATCCTTCGACAGGTACATGGTCAGATGTGCCTAGTATGCCCTTCTCAAGAGCTCAGGTTCTTCCCAACGCCTTCTTGGCCGACATGTTAAAGCCGATTGCCACAGGGTTGACGTCATACATGGGAAGGTTATGTGTTCCGCAGAGTTTGTATTCATGGCCATTTTTTGTCGATGTTGGTGGAGAAATCTATGATCCTGAAACAAACTCATGGATAGAAATGCCAATTGGAATGGGCGAGGGTTGGCCCGCACGGCAGGCAGGTACAAAATTAAGTGTCGTAGTGGACGGCGAATTATATGCTTTTGATCCTTCTAATACTATGGACAGTGGAAGGATCAAGGTATATGATCAAGGAGAAGATGCTTGGAAAGTTGTTATTGGAAAAGTCCCTATATATGGTTCTGATGATTCGGAATCTCCTTATCTACTTGCTGGTTTCCATGGAAAACTTCATGTCATCACAAAAGATGCCAATCATAATATTTCTGTTCTGCAAGCTGAGCTGCGCAACAATTTGAATTCTTCACCGTCGTCGTCGTCCTCAACTCTGTCACAAAGTTCATTGCATGAATCCGTGGACCCGCCTGTCGAAACAGATGCAGTAGTTTGGAAAATAATTGCAAGTAGGTGTCTGGGACAGGTTGAACTAGTTAGTTGTCAAGTTATTGACATGTAG
- the LOC127084166 gene encoding F-box/kelch-repeat protein At1g22040 isoform X2, whose translation MGSIFSVARASNTNSDKSEWDGVSPNEICKRQRMSLTVDEENPRLFPNLPDEVSIQIIARVPRICYFNVRLVSRKWKSTIMSSELYKIRKELGTTEEWLYMLVKVGENKLFWHAVDPRSRIWQRLPTMPNVVDEEESRKGSSSGLWMWNMVEGMRIAEVIRGFFGQKDAFDEMPFCGCAIGAVGGCLYVLGGFSKASTMRCVWRFDPTQNTWSEVTSMSTGRAYCKTGILNNKLYVVGGVSQGSAGLLPLQSAEVFDPSTGTWSDVPSMPFSRAQVLPNAFLADMLKPIATGLTSYMGRLCVPQSLYSWPFFVDVGGEIYDPETNSWIEMPIGMGEGWPARQAGTKLSVVVDGELYAFDPSNTMDSGRIKVYDQGEDAWKVVIGKVPIYGSDDSESPYLLAGFHGKLHVITKDANHNISVLQAELRNNLNSSPSSSSSTLSQSSLHESVDPPVETDAVVWKIIASRCLGQVELVSCQVIDM comes from the coding sequence ATGGGTTCGATTTTTAGTGTGGCGAGGGCGAGTAATACCAATTCTGATAAAAGTGAGTGGGATGGAGTCTCTCCGAATGAGATATGTAAGAGACAAAGAATGTCGCTTACGGTTGACGAGGAGAATCCAAGACTATTCCCTAATCTTCCCGATGAGGTATCGATTCAGATTATTGCTAGAGTTCCGAGAATTTGTTACTTCAATGTAAGGTTGGTGTCAAGGAAGTGGAAATCGACTATCATGAGTTCGGAGCTatataaaataagaaaagaacTAGGGACAACAGAAGAGTGGCTATATATGTTGGTTAAGGTTGGAGAAAACAAGCTTTTTTGGCATGCTGTTGATCCTCGGTCTCGGATATGGCAGAGACTGCCTACTATGCCTAATGTTGTTGATGAAGAGGAATCTAGAAAAGGTTCTTCTTCTGGGCTTTGGATGTGGAACATGGTGGAAGGTATGAGAATTGCTGAAGTTATTAGAGGCTTTTTTGGACAGAAGGATGCATTTGATGAAATGCCGTTTTGTGGTTGTGCTATTGGAGCTGTTGGGGGATGTCTCTATGTTTTAGGCGGATTCTCGAAAGCTTCGACTATGAGATGCGTCTGGCGATTCGATCCAACACAAAATACGTGGAGCGAGGTGACTTCTATGTCTACAGGTCGGGCGTATTGTAAGACAGGAATCTTAAACAACAAGCTTTATGTTGTTGGAGGGGTTAGTCAAGGTTCCGCCGGATTGCTACCTCTTCAATCTGCTGAAGTTTTTGATCCTTCGACAGGTACATGGTCAGATGTGCCTAGTATGCCCTTCTCAAGAGCTCAGGTTCTTCCCAACGCCTTCTTGGCCGACATGTTAAAGCCGATTGCCACAGGGTTGACGTCATACATGGGAAGGTTATGTGTTCCGCAGAGTTTGTATTCATGGCCATTTTTTGTCGATGTTGGTGGAGAAATCTATGATCCTGAAACAAACTCATGGATAGAAATGCCAATTGGAATGGGCGAGGGTTGGCCCGCACGGCAGGCAGGTACAAAATTAAGTGTCGTAGTGGACGGCGAATTATATGCTTTTGATCCTTCTAATACTATGGACAGTGGAAGGATCAAGGTATATGATCAAGGAGAAGATGCTTGGAAAGTTGTTATTGGAAAAGTCCCTATATATGGTTCTGATGATTCGGAATCTCCTTATCTACTTGCTGGTTTCCATGGAAAACTTCATGTCATCACAAAAGATGCCAATCATAATATTTCTGTTCTGCAAGCTGAGCTGCGCAACAATTTGAATTCTTCACCGTCGTCGTCGTCCTCAACTCTGTCACAAAGTTCATTGCATGAATCCGTGGACCCGCCTGTCGAAACAGATGCAGTAGTTTGGAAAATAATTGCAAGTAGGTGTCTGGGACAGGTTGAACTAGTTAGTTGTCAAGTTATTGACATGTAG